In the Phoenix dactylifera cultivar Barhee BC4 unplaced genomic scaffold, palm_55x_up_171113_PBpolish2nd_filt_p 000139F, whole genome shotgun sequence genome, one interval contains:
- the LOC103696356 gene encoding transcription factor GTE4-like: MASGSLVGGAAGGEGSREKHRWTADSKVYTRKSHSKNHPKPSSGATGSDAPRPPPPAPSSKQTLATTTDDVHSSLQQPPLPPHHRRPRSAASDDNASSLNHGPPPDPSKNHSSRRSPNGQHRVVTISLAARPRHEVRVLRRRLIAELEQVRSLVKRFEARESQPSTTAAPASQLSVNEVITPLSSKRAAANSEAASTTAAPLRRQLGVSVPENSVDEPLEKEKRTPKANQLYRNSDFVLGKEKFPVPELHGHKKSKANGSKKHSMGEMDCGAQMVDKMLDAHALNSCSALLQKLMKHKYAWVFNTPVDVKGLGLNDYYNIIKHPMDLGTVKSRLSKNWYKTPSEFAEDVRLTFRNAVTYNPKGQDAHFMAEQLSQIFEQRWPAIEAEYTYLSHPPPPTITTTKKAQQVDMRRTLEMLDSTVHTMLVDLKPQQVNYTRHLGRPPALKKPKAKDPNKRDMTFEEKQRLSRRLQSLPSEKLDNIVQIIKKRNSSLSQHDDEIEVDIDSVDAETLWELDRFVTNYKKSLSKNKRKAELANLARAQAKHQTQERMQEKIPDAGVLEVPKESKTVDGENAASMSLVGGEKKGASRSNSSTSSSSDSGSSSGDSDSESSSGYGSDAAHSPRT, from the exons AGCAAGGTCTACACCCGCAAGTCCCACAGCAAGAACCACCCCAAGCCCTCCAGCGGCGCGACCGGCTCTGACGCCCCGCGCCCGCCCCCGCCTGCCCCCTCCTCCAAGCAAACCCTCGCCACTACCACCGATGACGTCCACTCCTCGCTCCAGCAGCCCCCTCTGCCGCCCCATCACCGCCGCCCCCGGTCCGCCGCCTCGGACGACAACGCCTCCAGCCTCAACCACGGCCCGCCGCCGGACCCCTCCAAGAACCACTCCAGCCGCCGCTCCCCCAATGGCCAGCACCGCGTCGTCACCATCAGCCTCGCCGCTCGGCCTCGCCACGAAGTCCGGGTGCTCCGCCGGCGGCTCATCGCGGAGCTCGAGCAGGTCCGCTCCCTGGTCAAGAGGTTCGAGGCCCGCGAATCCCAGCCTTCCACCACCGCCGCCCCGGCCTCCCAGCTCTCTGTCAACGAAGTCATCACACCTCTCTCTTCCAAGAGAGCTGCCGCGAATTCGGAGGCAGCATCCACCACGGCGGCCCCGCTCCGCCGCCAGCTTGGCGTCTCGGTGCCAGAAAATAGCGTCGATGAGCCGTTGGAGAAGGAGAAGCGGACGCCCAAGGCCAACCAGTTGTACCGGAACTCGGATTTCGTCCTTGGAAAGGAGAAGTTCCCGGTGCCGGAGCTTCACGGTCACAAGAAATCAAAGGCCAATGGAAGCAAGAAGCATTCGATGGGAGAGATGGACTGCGGCGCTCAAATGGTCGACAAGATGCTCGACGCCCACGCCTTAAATAGCTGCAGCGCTCTGCTCCAGAAGCTCATGAAGCACAAGTATGCGTGGGTGTTCAACACGCCAGTTGACGTGAAGGGCCTCGGCCTAAATGATTACTACAACATCATCAAGCACCCAATGGACCTCGGCACCGTGAAGTCCCGGCTATCCAAGAACTGGTACAAGACCCCCTCAGAGTTCGCTGAGGACGTCAGACTTACCTTCCGCAATGCTGTGACCTATAATCCCAAGGGTCAGGATGCCCACTTCATGGCTGAGCAGCTCTCCCAAATCTTCGAGCAACGGTGGCCTGCTATTGAGGCTGAGTACACCTATCTCTCACATCCCCCGCCTCCGACCATAACCACCACCAAGAAGGCTCAGCAGGTTGACATGCGAAGGACCCTCGAGATGTTGGACTCCACTGTCCACACCATGCTGGTCGATTTGAAGCCCCAACAGGTGAATTATACCCGACATTTAGGTCGGCCTCCAGCCTTGAAGAAGCCAAAGGCTAAGGACCCAAACAAGAGGGATATGACATTTGAGGAGAAGCAGCGGCTGAGCCGTCGTCTGCAGAGCCTGCCATCAGAGAAGCTAGACAATATCGTGCAGATTATCAAGAAGAGAAACTCCTCTCTAAGCCAGCATGATGATGAAATTGAGGTGGATATCGACAGTGTGGATGCAGAGACTCTTTGGGAGCTTGATAGATTTGTGACCAATTATAAAAAGAGTCTTAGTAAGAACAAGAGGAAGGCTGAGCTTGCCAATCTAGCCAGAGCACAGGCCAAGCACCAAACCCAGGAAAGAATGCAGGAAAAG ATTCCTGATGCTGGTGTTCTGGAAGTTCCCAAGGAAAGCAAGACAG TGGATGGAGAGAATGCTGCATCTATGTCTCTGGttggaggagaaaaaaaaggggccAGTAGATCAAATAGCTCAACCAGCTCTAGTAGTGACTCAGGATCCTCCTCCGGTG ATTCTGATAGTGAAAGTTCCTCAGGATATGGATCCGATGCAGCGCATTCACCTAGGACATGA
- the LOC103699730 gene encoding signaling peptide TAXIMIN 1, with translation MCCECDCECRPLGWLLGLPFALLALLVSIVGVVIWIVGLLLSCICPCCLCVTVVVELAIELIKAPLHVMEWFTSQIPC, from the exons atgtgtTGCGAGTGCGATTGCGAGTGCCGGCCGCTGGGGTGGCTGCTGGGCCTCCCCTTCGCCCTCCTTGCTCTCCTCGTCTCCATTGTCGGCGTCGTCATCTGGATCGTCGG GTTGTTGCTGTCGTGCATCTGCCCGTGCTGCCTGTGCGTGACGGTGGTGGTGGAGCTGGCCATCGAGCTCATCAAAGCCCCTCTCCACGTCATGGAGTGGTTCACCTCCCAGATCCCGTGTTGA
- the LOC103718720 gene encoding pyruvate decarboxylase 1: MEGGHASGFNRRAAGTLGRHLALRLVQIGVRDVFSVPGDFNLTLLDHLIAEPELNLVGCCNELNAGYAADGYARARGVGACAVTFTVGGLSVINAIAGSYSENLPIICIVGGPNSNDYGTNRILHHTIGLPDFSQELRCFQTVTCFQAVVNNLDDAHELIDTAISTALKESKPVYISISCNLPGIPHPTFASEPVPFFLAPKVSNQMGLEAAVEATAEFLNKAVKPVLVAGPKLRVAKAQQAFVELANACGYPIAIMPSSKGLVPEHHPHFIGTYWGAVSTNFCGEIVESADAYVFAGPIFNDYSSVGYSLLIKKEKAVIVQLNRVTVGNGPSFGWVFMADFLTALARKLRKNTTALENYRRIFVPPSVPLKRENNEPLRVNILFKHIQNMLSGDTAIIAETGDSWFNCQKLRLPENCGYEFQMQYGSIGWSVGATLGYAQAAKDKRVIACIGDGSFQVTAQDISTMIHCGQRSIVFLINNGGYTIEVEIHDGPYNVIKNWNYTGFVDAIDNGQGGCWTSKVRTEEELVDAISKATGEQKDSLCFIEVIAHKDDTSKELLEWGSRVAAANSRHPNPQ; encoded by the exons atGGAAGGCGGGCACGCGAGTGGGTTTAACCGGCGCGCGGCCGGGACACTGGGCCGGCACCTGGCCCTGCGCCTGGTCCAGATCGGCGTCCGGGACGTGTTCTCGGTGCCGGGCGACTTCAATCTGACCCTCCTCGACCACCTGATCGCCGAGCCGGAGCTCAATTTGGTGGGGTGCTGCAACGAGCTCAATGCCGGCTACGCCGCCGACGGCTACGCCCGGGCACGCGGCGTGGGCGCCTGCGCCGTGACCTTCACCGTGGGCGGGCTCAGCGTCATCAACGCCATCGCCGGCTCCTACAGCGAGAACCTCCCCATCATTTGTATTGTCGGGGGTCCCAATTCCAACGACTATGGAACCAATCGCATCCTCCACCACACCATCGGCCTCCCCGATTTCTCTCAGGAGCTCCGCTGCTTCCAGACCGTCACTTGCTTCcag GCCGTGGTGAATAATTTGGATGATGCACACGAGCTGATCGATACGGCGATCTCGACGGCGCTCAAGGAGTCCAAACCTGTTTACATCAGCATCAGCTGCAACCTGCCGGGCATTCCGCATCCGACTTTTGCTTCCGAGCCGGTGCCGTTTTTTCTTGCACCTAA GGTGAGCAACCAAATGGGACTGGAAGCTGCGGTAGAGGCAACGGCAGAATTTCTGAACAAGGCTGTGAAACCAGTGTTGGTTGCAGGGCCCAAACTGAGGGTAGCCAAGGCTCAGCAAGCATTTGTAGAACTAGCCAATGCATGTGGGTACCCAATAGCTATTATGCCATCTAGCAAGGGGCTAGTACCAGAACACCACCCCCATTTCATTGGGACCTACTGGGGTGCAGTCAGCACCAATTTCTGTGGCGAGATTGTGGAGTCAGCTGATGCATATGTCTTTGCTGGCCCAATCTTTAATGACTACAGCTCTGTGGGTTATTCTTTGCTAATCAAGAAAGAGAAAGCAGTGATTGTACAACTCAATCGAGTGACTGTTGGCAATGGGCCTTCCTTTGGTTGGGTTTTCATGGCCGACTTCTTAACTGCACTTGCTCGGAAGCTCAGGAAGAACACCACAGCCTTGGAAAATTATCGACGGATCTTTGTACCACCCAGCGTTCCTCTCAAACGTGAGAACAATGAGCCTTTGAGGGTCAACATCCTTTTTAAGCACATCCAG AATATGCTGAGTGGAGACACAGCAATTATTGCAGAGACTGGTGACTCTTGGTTCAACTGTCAGAAGCTTCGATTGCCAGAGAATTGTGG ATACGAGTTCCAGATGCAGTATGGATCTATTGGATGGTCGGTTGGTGCCACACTTGGATATGCACAAGCTGCCAAGGATAAACGTGTAATTGCTTGCATAGGAGATGGAAGTTTCCAG gTGACGGCACAGGATATTTCTACAATGATCCACTGTGGGCAGCGAAGCATTGTATTTCTCATCAATAATGGTGGCTACACCATTGAAGTAGAGATCCATGATGGTCCTTACAATGTGATCAAGAACTGGAACTATACTGGATTTGTTGATGCCATCGACAATGGGCAAGGTGGATGTTGGACTTCCAAG GTGCGCACAGAGGAAGAATTGGTGGATGCCATTTCGAAGGCAACCGGAGAGCAAAAGGATAGCTTGTGCTTTATAGAGGTCATAGCACACAAAGATGATACAAGCAAGGAGCTCCTGGAGTGGGGATCAAGAGTCGCAGCAGCCAATAGTCGCCATCCAAATCCACAATAG
- the LOC103718721 gene encoding malate dehydrogenase, mitochondrial-like — protein sequence MRTFLLRSMASALRRGGAPSSPAPSSHILRRSFSVESGPERKVAILGAAGGIGQPLSLLMKLNPLVSRLALYDIAGTPGVAADVSHINTRAEVKGYAAEEQLGQALEGSDLVIIPAGVPRKPGMTRDDLFNINAGIVKSLCTAIAKYCPDALVNMISNPVNSTVPIAAEVFKKAGTYDEKKLFGVTMLDVVRAKTFYAGKANVPVSEVNVPVVGGHAGITILPLFSQATPATNALSEDDIKALTKRTQDGGTEVVEAKAGKGSATLSMAYAGAIFADACLKGLNGVPDIVECSFVQSSITELPFFASKVRLGKNGVEEVLGLGTLSEYEKQGLENLKAELKASIEKGIKFAKDN from the exons ATGAGGACTTTTTTGCTTAGATCCATGGCGTCCGCCCTCCGGAGAGGAGGAGCTCCGTCCTCCCCTGCCCCCTCATCTCATATTCTCCGCAGATCCTTCAGCGTTGAGTCGGGCCCCGAGCGGAAGGTCGCGATCCTGGGCGCCGCCGGCGGGATCGGCCAGCCCCTCTCCCTCCTCATGAAGCTCAACCCCCTCGTCTCCCGCCTGGCCCTCTACGATATCGCCGGCACCCCCGGCGTCGCCGCAGACGTCAGCCATATCAACACCCGCGCCGAG GTGAAGGGTTACGCGGCCGAGGAGCAGCTGGGCCAAGCCTTGGAGGGTTCCGACCTCGTCATCATCCCCGCTGGCGTGCCTCGGAAACCTGGCATGACCCGAGACGATCTCTTCAACATCAACGCCGGCATCGTCAAATCGCTCTGCACTGCCATCGCCAAGTACTGCCCCGAC GCTCTTGTTAATATGATTAGCAACCCGGTGAATTCCACGGTGCCGATCGCAGCTGAGGTTTTCAAGAAGGCCGGAACCTATGATGAGAAGAAGCTGTTCGGTGTCACCATGCTCGATGTGGTCAGGGCCAAGACTTTCTATGCTGGGAAGGCGAACGTTCCAGTTTCTG AAGTTAATGTCCCTGTGGTTGGTGGGCATGCTGGCATAACAATTTTGCCTCTGTTCTCCCAG GCAACTCCAGCAACTAATGCATTGTCGGAGGACGACATAAAAGCTCTCACAAAGAGGACACAGGATGGTGGGACGGAAGTGGTGGAGGCAAAGGCTGGAAAAGGATCTGCAACTTTGTCTATGGC ATATGCTGGTGCCATCTTTGCAGATGCATGCTTGAAGGGTCTTAATGGGGTTCCAGATATTGTTGAGTGCTCTTTTGTCCAGTCAAGCATAACTGAACTACCATTCTTTGCCTCTAAG GTGAGACTTGGGAAGAACGGTGTTGAGGAAGTACTTGGATTGGGCACCCTCTCAGAATATGAGAAACAGGGTTTGGAGAATCTGAAGGCTGAGCTCAAGGCCTCCATTGAGAAGGGAATTAAGTTTGCCAAAGATAATTAA